From one Triticum urartu cultivar G1812 chromosome 3, Tu2.1, whole genome shotgun sequence genomic stretch:
- the LOC125549005 gene encoding mitochondrial inner membrane protease subunit 2-like has product MARARPSSSLWSLVKTIGAGVLSVDFPIRSTGLAFACGGPAMLPTLDSMPGDLLLVDRRRLDWFRGDVVAFRSLVGHSKEPIFSEGKAYHRGVVSRLIALPGDLIRLRGTTELLEVPEGHCWVEGDNPSQSKDSRTYGPVPLELLEGTVTHIIWPPHRMAAVPGRVPEERVRLIIDPAGSAKETTGIAHSCGSVDPRSSSTGGGGPPLGSRKKGLCRSDCNFIWFV; this is encoded by the exons ATGGCCCGAGCACGACCTTCCAGCAGCCTCTGGTCACTGGTGAAGACCATTGGCGCCGGCGTACTCAGCGTCGACTTCCCCATACGTTCCACAGGCCTCGCCTTCGCATGCGGCGGCCCAGCCATGCTCCCCACCCTCGACTCCATGCCAGGTGACCTCCTGCTGGTGGACCGCCGTCGCCTCGACTGGTTCCGGGGCGACGTCGTCGCTTTCCG GAGCCTGGTCGGCCACAGCAAAGAGCCTATTTTCAGTGAAGGAAAGGCATACCACAGAGGGGTTGTCAGCAGGCTGATTGCGCTGCCCGGCGACCTTATCCGGCTGCGGGGGACGACGGAGCTCCTGGAGGTCCCCGAGGGCCATTGCTGGGTGGAAGGCGACAACCCCAGCCAGAGCAAGGACTCGAGGACGTACGGCCCT GTTCCACTTGAGCTGCTGGAGGGGACGGTCACACACATAATTTGGCCGCCTCACAGGATGGCTGCAGTCCCCGGCAGGGTCCCGGAAGAAAGGGTTAGATTGATCATCGACCCCGCTGGCTCTGCAAAGGAAACGACGGGAATAGCTCATTCCTGTGGTAGTGTGGATCCTCGCTCCAGTAGCACTGGAGGAGGAGGCCCTCCCTTAGGATCCCGCAAGAAAGGATTATGCCGAAGTGATTGTAATTTCATCTGGTTTGTGTGA